TATTTCCGGTACAGCTTATGAAAGTGAGAGGAGAGGGGTGAAAGGTCAGCATAGCGGATGGCCGGAGTGAAAGAGTGAGTTGGGGGGGACATCCGGAACCATATGTCGGCATGGAGTGAAGTTTGCTCTTGTTTCTCCCCGGCCACGCCGGATAAAACGATGTTGCCCGCAAAATAATGGACAAAAACATTATCGAATTGTAAAATTGAATTGTTATGAATCGAAGTAACAAACTTGTGAGACCGTGGCGTCTTTTTTTCGCCTGGTATCGGTTACAGGGGGCATTGAAATATGAGAAAGATGGGATTTCGGGCTTCAGTTCTGATCGTGATAATCGTGGCTCTGTTGATGGCGGGAGGTTGCACTCCCTTGAATCGGTCCATCCACATGATTGGCATGAACCGTACCCTGGAAGACATCCCCTACAACCAGCGAGCCAGGGAAAGCCTGGAAGGTTTCCAGAAGTTGCATCCCCAATGGGAAATTGACTTTCAACTGACCCGGAGCAGTGCCCATTATCTGAAAGCTATCCAGAAATCCCTGGCTTCGGAAGCCGGGTATATATGGTCACTGGAACCGCAGATGGCGGAAGAAATTCTGGACATTGCCCGACAGAACCCCACCCGGAAATTTATCATCGTGGACTGGCATCCCGAAAACCCCGGGGATTATCTGAAAAATGTACTCTATATCCGTTATCTGGAGCATGAAGGCAGTTTTCTGATGGGGGTGGTTGCAGGCGAAACCACTGAAAGTGGCACCGTCGGCTTTGTCGGAGGGCTGAAGGATGAGGTCGGCGCCCGCTATGAAGCCGGTTTCCGGGCCGGTCTAGCCTACTCAAACCCCGAAGCCACGGTTCTGGTGGATTATATACAATCCCGTTCCGACAATGCCAGAGCGGCTGACGCGGCCATGGAGATGGTTGATGCAGGTGCCGATGTACTTTTCCATGCTGCCGGTACAGCGGGAGAGGGTG
This genomic interval from Bacillota bacterium contains the following:
- a CDS encoding BMP family ABC transporter substrate-binding protein; translated protein: MRKMGFRASVLIVIIVALLMAGGCTPLNRSIHMIGMNRTLEDIPYNQRARESLEGFQKLHPQWEIDFQLTRSSAHYLKAIQKSLASEAGYIWSLEPQMAEEILDIARQNPTRKFIIVDWHPENPGDYLKNVLYIRYLEHEGSFLMGVVAGETTESGTVGFVGGLKDEVGARYEAGFRAGLAYSNPEATVLVDYIQSRSDNARAADAAMEMVDAGADVLFHAAGTAGEGVADICRENDIWFIGSDCDQNALAPDHTLTSMLKRIDNVAGLVNRDISEGIFPGGQLLWMGARETAVSFSRSSLDRELTYQLDDLGYHITAGELWIADNPEESPLFEIRPHENDHDHDHDHDHDHDHDHDH